One genomic window of Centroberyx gerrardi isolate f3 chromosome 15, fCenGer3.hap1.cur.20231027, whole genome shotgun sequence includes the following:
- the LOC139920091 gene encoding ubiquitin-conjugating enzyme E2 D4-like yields MALKRIQKELHDLQRDPPAQCSAGPVGEDMFHWQATIMGPTDSPYHGGVFFLAIHFPTDYPFKPPKVAFTTKIYHPNINSNGSICLDILRSQWSPALTVSKVLLSICSLLCDPNPDDPLVPDIAHIYKSDKQKYNKTAREWTQKYAM; encoded by the exons ATGGCGTTGAAAAGAATACAGAAG GAATTACATGACCTGCAAAGGGATCCCCCAGCTCAATGTTCAGCTGGACCTGTAGGAGAGGACA tgtttcacTGGCAAGCTACAATCATGGGACCG ACCGACAGCCCATATCATGGAGGAGTGTTCTTCCTTGCTATCCACTTCCCCACCGACTACCCCTTTAAACCACCCAAG GTCGCCTTCACAACAAAAATCTATCACCCGAACATAAACAGCAATGGCAGCATCTGTCTTGACATCTTAAGGTCACAGTGGTCACCTGCGCTCACAGTATCAAAAG ttttattATCCATATGCTCTTTGCTATGCGACCCAAATCCAGATGACCCTCTGGTCCCAGACATTGCACACATCTATAAATCAGACAAACAAAA GTACAACAAAACAGCCAGAGAATGGACTCAAAAGTATGCAATGTGA